The following are encoded together in the Candidatus Omnitrophota bacterium genome:
- the cimA gene encoding citramalate synthase: MSTITIYDTTLRDGSQTEGVSFSANDKVRIAEKLDELGVHYIEGGWPGSNPKDKEFFKIIQTRKLKNSIIAAFGSTRRAKIKPSEDHNLKELIKSQAKTITIFGKSSDFHVLDVLKTTLEENLAMISDSITFLKKKKREVFYDAEHFFDAYKRNPEYALKTLLAAQSAKADCIILCDTNGGTLPGEIKEIISKIKTEIKIPLGIHCHNDLDLAAANSLMAVECGCTQIQGTFNGLGERCGNADLTTIVGILHTKTKHKSIPASKIKHLTETSYFISEISNVKLPDNHAFVGHSAFAHKGGVHIDAMLKNTSAYEHIDPQVIGNHRRFVTSELAGKMPIILKAQSMNVTLDKKSSAAKKMLKSLQAKEHKGYQFEAADASFEIFMKRELKKYTPFFILEGFKVTTEKRYDGKVFAEASVRIKVKGEEVFSASDGDGPVDALDCALRKVLTKFYPGLSKMHLTDYKVRVIDSKSATAAKVRVLIESQDETDCWTTVGVHENIIEASWEALIDSIEYKLLKDSKK; this comes from the coding sequence ATGTCGACCATCACGATCTATGACACAACACTGCGAGATGGATCGCAAACTGAAGGTGTTTCTTTCTCTGCAAATGATAAAGTACGAATTGCTGAAAAGCTTGATGAACTTGGCGTTCACTACATTGAAGGTGGTTGGCCAGGCTCAAATCCAAAAGATAAAGAATTCTTTAAAATTATTCAAACACGGAAATTAAAAAACTCCATTATTGCGGCCTTTGGTTCAACGCGTCGCGCTAAAATCAAGCCATCTGAGGATCACAATTTAAAAGAACTAATCAAATCCCAAGCTAAAACAATCACTATCTTTGGAAAAAGCTCAGATTTTCATGTTCTAGATGTTTTAAAAACAACGCTAGAAGAAAATCTAGCTATGATTTCAGATTCGATCACATTCTTAAAGAAAAAGAAAAGAGAAGTCTTTTACGATGCAGAACATTTCTTTGATGCATATAAAAGAAATCCTGAATACGCGCTTAAAACATTATTAGCTGCACAATCAGCCAAAGCTGATTGCATCATCCTCTGTGATACAAATGGCGGAACACTTCCCGGTGAAATAAAAGAAATTATTTCTAAAATTAAAACAGAAATAAAAATTCCTCTAGGAATCCACTGCCACAATGATCTTGATTTAGCAGCCGCCAATAGCCTTATGGCAGTTGAATGTGGATGCACACAAATCCAAGGAACTTTTAACGGTCTAGGGGAGCGCTGTGGCAATGCCGACCTAACGACCATTGTTGGAATTTTACACACAAAAACAAAACATAAATCAATTCCAGCATCAAAAATAAAACACCTAACAGAAACGTCATATTTTATTAGCGAAATTAGCAATGTTAAACTTCCTGATAACCATGCGTTTGTTGGGCACTCTGCTTTTGCGCATAAAGGCGGCGTTCATATTGATGCCATGCTAAAAAATACGTCCGCATACGAACACATCGATCCTCAAGTTATCGGAAATCACAGACGATTTGTCACATCAGAACTTGCAGGCAAAATGCCAATCATACTCAAAGCTCAATCAATGAATGTCACTCTTGATAAAAAATCTTCTGCCGCTAAAAAAATGCTAAAAAGCCTTCAGGCAAAAGAGCATAAAGGCTATCAATTTGAGGCTGCGGATGCTTCATTTGAAATTTTTATGAAAAGAGAATTAAAAAAATATACGCCATTTTTTATCCTTGAAGGTTTTAAGGTAACAACTGAAAAGCGATACGATGGAAAAGTTTTTGCCGAAGCCTCTGTTCGTATCAAAGTTAAAGGAGAAGAAGTTTTTAGTGCTTCTGATGGCGATGGGCCCGTCGATGCACTTGACTGCGCCTTGCGAAAAGTTTTAACAAAATTCTATCCCGGACTTTCTAAAATGCACCTAACAGACTACAAGGTTAGAGTCATTGATTCAAAATCGGCAACAGCAGCGAAAGTCCGTGTTTTAATCGAATCTCAAGATGAAACTGATTGTTGGACAACAGTTGGTGTTCATGAAAATATTATCGAAGCCAGCTGGGAAGCCTTAATCGACAGCATTGAATATAAATTACTGAAAGATTCCAAAAAATAA
- a CDS encoding aspartate kinase — protein MERRIIVQKFGGSSVANIDRIKEVAKRIVSYKKHNQDVVVVVSALGDTTDELEELAFSIDKTPPEREMDMLISTGEQISCALLAMAVKKLGHDAISFTGGQVGIRTDKSHTKAKIIKIDAKRIRKALEKRKIVIVAGFQGITSDLEITTLGRGGSDLTAVALAKALDANVCEIYTDVKGIYTTDPRIEKKAKKISRITYEEMLEMAALGAQVMQSRSIEVAKKYNIPMHVRSSFSKEEGTMIIKKNEKMESVSVRGVTCNKSEAKVTICNVPDKPGVAARIFTEISKAGVNVDTIVQNISHTRQTDISFTVPKTELSKALKTIKDLSQKIKIGDVLSDKDIARVSVVGSGMRSHKGVAAQMFQALADNKVNIEMITTSEISISCIINRKFVDKAVRILHKKFNLERIG, from the coding sequence ATGGAAAGAAGAATTATTGTGCAAAAATTTGGCGGTTCATCAGTCGCTAACATTGACCGTATCAAAGAAGTCGCCAAAAGGATTGTTTCCTATAAAAAACATAATCAAGACGTTGTCGTTGTTGTTTCCGCGCTAGGAGACACAACTGATGAGCTTGAAGAATTAGCATTTTCAATCGATAAAACGCCTCCTGAACGCGAAATGGATATGCTTATATCAACAGGAGAACAAATTTCGTGTGCTCTTTTAGCAATGGCTGTTAAAAAACTTGGACATGATGCCATTTCATTTACAGGTGGGCAAGTCGGCATTAGAACAGATAAATCACACACAAAAGCTAAAATCATAAAAATCGATGCCAAAAGAATTCGAAAAGCTCTAGAAAAAAGAAAAATTGTTATTGTTGCAGGATTTCAAGGCATTACGTCTGATCTTGAGATAACAACGCTTGGAAGAGGCGGCTCTGACTTAACAGCCGTAGCTCTAGCCAAAGCTCTGGATGCCAATGTTTGCGAAATTTATACCGACGTTAAAGGAATCTACACAACAGACCCAAGAATAGAAAAGAAAGCAAAAAAGATTTCAAGAATTACCTATGAAGAAATGCTTGAAATGGCTGCTTTAGGTGCCCAAGTTATGCAATCGCGCTCTATTGAGGTTGCAAAAAAATATAACATTCCAATGCATGTTCGATCTAGTTTTTCCAAGGAGGAAGGAACCATGATTATTAAAAAAAATGAAAAAATGGAAAGTGTCTCGGTTAGAGGCGTTACGTGCAACAAATCAGAAGCAAAAGTAACAATCTGTAACGTTCCAGATAAGCCAGGCGTTGCGGCTAGAATATTTACAGAAATTTCAAAAGCTGGTGTTAATGTTGATACCATCGTACAAAACATAAGTCATACCAGGCAAACAGATATTTCGTTTACTGTCCCAAAAACAGAATTAAGCAAGGCTCTTAAAACAATAAAAGACCTCTCCCAAAAAATAAAAATTGGCGATGTTCTTTCAGACAAAGACATTGCACGTGTTTCTGTGGTTGGTTCTGGCATGCGTTCTCACAAAGGCGTTGCAGCACAAATGTTTCAAGCACTCGCAGACAATAAAGTCAATATCGAAATGATTACAACATCTGAAATTAGCATATCCTGTATTATTAATCGTAAATTTGTTGATAAGGCTGTTCGTATTTTACATAAAAAATTTAATTTGGAAAGGATCGGATAA
- a CDS encoding cofactor-independent phosphoglycerate mutase, whose amino-acid sequence MKYIVVVPDGMADYPIKELGGKTPLEHANTVNMDFIARNGLIGSVYTIPKGLPAGSDVGNLSTLGYDPRKFFSGRAPLEAANLGINLANDEIAFRCNLVTIENNVMIDYSAGHITSKEAGTIIDSLNKEINIPNVTFYPGKSYRHLVVIKCRDPKALAKINCTPPHDISNQNINSHLPNGMHAQTLLAIMEKAKDILQKHHINEIRIDLKQNPANNIWLWGQGIKPDLPLFKEKFELTGSVISAVDLVNGIGKLAGLEVINVPGVTGYYDTNFSGKAQYALDSLKTKDFVFIHIEAPDEASHNGDLKMKIESIERIDKEIIGAILNHFNLNDDFRILVLPDHRTPVEKRTHTSESVCFEMFGKGIPKNDNISFCEKTSDQSGLSFETGEQLMDCFINKYL is encoded by the coding sequence TTGAAATACATTGTCGTTGTGCCTGATGGGATGGCTGATTATCCCATTAAAGAGCTCGGAGGAAAAACTCCGCTAGAACATGCCAATACTGTCAATATGGATTTTATTGCACGAAATGGGCTAATTGGCTCTGTTTACACTATTCCTAAGGGTCTGCCTGCTGGATCTGATGTTGGAAATCTTTCTACCCTTGGATATGATCCAAGAAAATTCTTTTCTGGAAGAGCGCCGCTTGAAGCTGCTAATCTTGGAATTAATCTAGCAAACGATGAAATTGCATTTCGATGTAATCTTGTCACTATTGAAAATAATGTCATGATTGACTATAGCGCTGGGCATATTACATCGAAAGAAGCCGGAACCATCATTGATTCTCTAAACAAAGAAATAAACATCCCCAATGTTACATTTTATCCTGGAAAAAGCTATCGACATCTTGTGGTCATTAAATGTCGAGACCCAAAGGCTCTTGCAAAAATTAACTGCACACCTCCGCATGATATTTCAAATCAAAACATTAATTCACATCTACCAAACGGGATGCATGCGCAAACGCTTTTGGCAATTATGGAAAAAGCAAAGGACATTCTTCAAAAACATCATATCAATGAAATCCGCATTGATTTAAAACAAAATCCAGCAAATAACATTTGGCTCTGGGGGCAAGGCATCAAACCTGATCTTCCTCTGTTCAAAGAAAAATTTGAACTAACAGGCTCTGTAATTTCTGCTGTGGATCTTGTCAACGGCATTGGAAAGCTAGCTGGCCTTGAGGTGATTAATGTTCCAGGCGTCACGGGATATTATGATACTAATTTCTCAGGAAAAGCTCAATACGCTCTTGATTCTTTAAAAACAAAAGATTTTGTTTTTATTCACATTGAAGCACCTGACGAAGCAAGCCATAATGGTGACCTGAAGATGAAAATTGAGTCTATCGAACGAATCGATAAAGAGATTATTGGAGCCATTCTAAATCATTTTAACCTAAATGATGATTTTCGTATTCTCGTTCTACCTGACCATAGAACACCAGTTGAAAAGAGAACGCACACAAGCGAATCAGTTTGTTTTGAAATGTTCGGCAAAGGCATCCCTAAAAATGACAATATTTCTTTTTGTGAAAAAACATCTGATCAATCAGGACTTTCATTTGAAACAGGAGAGCAGCTGATGGATTGTTTTATCAACAAATATTTATAG
- a CDS encoding phosphopantothenoylcysteine decarboxylase — protein sequence MDLNRPLKNKKILITCGPTWVPIDQMRVISNASTGEIGHRISHLLSREGANTTLVQGPVTHPLRHMPNRILNFRFFDELSRILLSELKKTSYDVVIHAAAVSDYKLRKPYTKKINSNLSEFKLDLVPTQKLIQKIKKISPKTFLVGFKLESDAKKEFLIARSETLIQKAKCNLVVVNVASQKSYTSFIVDEKGDVLSNQHSKEHMAKDLIEHIRKKL from the coding sequence TTGGATTTAAATAGACCCCTAAAAAATAAAAAAATACTTATTACCTGCGGACCCACATGGGTTCCGATTGATCAAATGCGCGTCATCAGTAACGCGTCAACAGGAGAGATCGGACATCGCATTTCCCACCTTTTATCTCGAGAAGGAGCAAACACGACTCTGGTCCAAGGACCCGTCACACATCCTCTTCGACATATGCCGAATCGCATTCTAAATTTTCGATTTTTTGATGAACTTTCGCGAATACTTTTGTCAGAACTAAAAAAAACATCCTATGATGTTGTTATTCATGCAGCTGCTGTTTCAGATTACAAGCTTCGCAAACCTTATACTAAAAAAATCAACTCGAATCTTTCTGAATTTAAATTAGATCTAGTTCCAACACAAAAATTAATTCAAAAAATAAAAAAAATTTCTCCAAAAACTTTTCTTGTCGGATTTAAGCTTGAATCAGATGCTAAAAAAGAATTTCTCATCGCTCGATCTGAAACACTGATTCAAAAAGCCAAATGCAATCTTGTTGTTGTTAATGTCGCTTCGCAAAAATCATACACAAGCTTTATTGTTGATGAAAAGGGCGACGTTTTATCAAATCAACATTCAAAAGAACACATGGCTAAAGATCTCATTGAACACATAAGGAAAAAACTTTGA
- the thrC gene encoding threonine synthase → MKWEGIIKKYRDFLPVTDKTPIVSLQEGNTPLILSNFLSKKIGLDVYLKYDGANPTGSFKDRGMTMAISKAKENNATAVMCASTGNTSASAAAYSARCGLKCIVLIPDGNIALGKLAQAMIHNAQVIAINGNFDQALTLVKEITSNYPIELVNSLNPFRIEGQKSAAFEICDFLSNAPVFHAIPVGNAGNITAYWKAYKEYKHAGKTTHLPRMLGFQAAKSAPIVDGHIIENPETLATAIRIGNPASWKTAEQARDESGGIIDKVTDQEILQAYKILAQEEGIFAEPASAASVAGILKLHQANFFENQKGTIVCTLTGHGLKDPNLAIENVQKPSVIEPDLKAILKKIGFK, encoded by the coding sequence ATGAAATGGGAAGGCATCATTAAAAAATATCGTGACTTTTTACCTGTCACGGATAAAACACCAATTGTTTCTCTTCAAGAAGGAAACACTCCTTTAATTTTATCAAATTTCTTAAGTAAGAAAATTGGTCTTGATGTTTATTTAAAATATGATGGAGCCAATCCAACAGGATCGTTTAAAGATCGCGGCATGACGATGGCAATATCAAAAGCAAAAGAAAATAATGCCACTGCGGTCATGTGTGCCTCGACCGGAAATACATCTGCATCAGCAGCCGCATATTCAGCTCGGTGTGGACTAAAATGTATTGTTTTAATTCCAGATGGGAATATCGCACTTGGAAAACTTGCACAAGCCATGATTCACAACGCACAAGTTATTGCCATCAATGGTAATTTCGATCAAGCCCTAACGCTAGTAAAGGAAATTACATCAAACTATCCTATCGAGCTCGTCAATTCACTGAATCCATTTCGGATTGAAGGACAAAAATCAGCGGCCTTTGAAATTTGCGACTTTCTATCTAATGCGCCTGTTTTCCATGCTATTCCTGTCGGCAATGCCGGAAATATCACCGCATACTGGAAAGCCTACAAAGAGTATAAACATGCAGGAAAAACAACCCATCTCCCTAGAATGCTTGGATTTCAAGCTGCAAAATCAGCACCAATTGTCGATGGACACATTATTGAAAATCCAGAAACACTTGCAACTGCTATCCGCATCGGAAATCCTGCTAGCTGGAAAACTGCCGAACAAGCACGTGACGAATCCGGGGGAATCATCGACAAAGTAACGGATCAAGAAATTTTACAAGCTTACAAAATATTAGCTCAAGAAGAAGGCATTTTTGCAGAGCCCGCATCAGCGGCTTCTGTTGCTGGAATTTTAAAACTGCATCAAGCAAACTTTTTTGAGAATCAAAAAGGAACCATCGTATGTACGTTAACAGGCCACGGATTAAAAGATCCAAATCTCGCCATTGAAAACGTGCAAAAACCATCTGTTATTGAACCTGACTTGAAAGCGATCTTGAAGAAAATTGGATTTAAATAG
- a CDS encoding homoserine dehydrogenase, with product MSKINIGLIGCGTVGAGVIKILKNQNKTFLKRFQTEFVVKKICDKNSAIAKKIKLSKNLFTTKANDVLDDENIDVIIELIGGTHPAKEFILQALRSKKHVITANKAVIAKYGPELFKEAIKQKKNIYFESSVGAGVPIINAITEGLAGNNFTSLYGIINGTSNFILSEMTQTLCTFADALIKAQKNGYAESNPTLDVNGMDAAHKLSILVHLAFGKVINLKNIHVEGITQISHDDIKYAKDLGLVIKPLAIAKMVNNALELRVHPTLIDEDHPLASVNGVFNAIFLETDPLGDILLYGQGAGQLAAASGVVSDLINLATKGKNIARTRMKNIAYENRSIKLKQIDQIETKFYIRLLVTNKPGVLSKISGILGKHGISIGSVNQKTQKKASVAPLVMLTDLAKEKKLRIALEKISKLALVKSKPVAIRMENL from the coding sequence ATGAGTAAAATTAATATTGGTTTAATTGGTTGCGGTACTGTAGGAGCCGGTGTTATTAAAATTCTTAAAAACCAAAATAAAACTTTTTTAAAAAGATTTCAAACAGAATTTGTCGTTAAAAAAATCTGCGACAAGAATTCTGCGATTGCAAAAAAAATAAAACTATCAAAGAATCTTTTCACAACCAAAGCAAACGATGTATTAGATGATGAGAATATTGATGTTATCATCGAACTTATTGGAGGGACACATCCTGCCAAAGAATTTATCTTACAAGCGCTTCGATCTAAAAAACACGTGATCACCGCAAACAAAGCTGTTATTGCAAAATACGGGCCTGAACTTTTTAAAGAAGCAATCAAACAAAAGAAAAATATTTATTTTGAGTCATCCGTTGGAGCAGGCGTTCCAATTATCAATGCCATCACCGAAGGGCTAGCAGGCAACAATTTTACAAGTCTTTATGGAATTATCAACGGAACTTCAAACTTTATCTTAAGCGAAATGACGCAAACCCTATGCACCTTTGCCGATGCTTTAATAAAAGCTCAAAAAAATGGATATGCCGAAAGCAATCCAACGCTCGATGTCAATGGCATGGATGCTGCACACAAACTTAGTATCTTAGTTCATCTCGCGTTTGGAAAAGTTATTAATCTTAAAAATATTCATGTAGAGGGCATTACTCAAATTTCTCATGACGATATCAAATATGCGAAAGATTTAGGTCTTGTGATCAAGCCTTTAGCAATTGCGAAAATGGTAAATAACGCACTTGAGCTTCGCGTTCATCCAACGCTCATCGATGAAGACCATCCACTTGCATCTGTAAACGGTGTTTTTAATGCAATCTTTCTTGAAACTGATCCGCTGGGCGACATCTTACTCTACGGGCAGGGAGCAGGGCAGCTTGCCGCTGCCTCTGGCGTTGTCAGTGATCTCATCAACCTTGCGACAAAAGGCAAGAACATTGCCAGAACACGCATGAAAAATATTGCATATGAAAATCGCTCAATTAAACTAAAACAAATTGATCAAATCGAAACAAAATTTTATATCCGTTTACTTGTTACCAATAAACCGGGTGTCTTATCCAAAATTTCTGGCATTCTCGGAAAACATGGCATTAGCATTGGATCTGTCAATCAAAAAACTCAAAAGAAAGCGTCTGTGGCCCCTCTTGTCATGCTAACAGATTTAGCTAAAGAGAAAAAGCTTCGGATTGCCTTAGAAAAAATCTCAAAGCTAGCTCTTGTAAAAAGCAAGCCTGTGGCTATTCGAATGGAGAATCTGTAA
- a CDS encoding PilZ domain-containing protein: protein MTDSPINPNEREDRRKYPRVEKHFIVTFFEADKQDAEHSISQLRNISRGGVLFSSSVIHAPGKKLQIMIKTPYMASTLSVQGTVLECKERIPGVIYEIRVEIKDLDADADAIFKKIEEAFLKSQQDY, encoded by the coding sequence ATGACAGATAGTCCAATAAATCCAAACGAAAGAGAAGACCGTCGAAAATATCCTCGCGTTGAAAAACATTTTATTGTTACTTTCTTTGAAGCTGATAAACAAGATGCAGAGCATAGCATTTCACAACTAAGAAATATTAGCCGTGGTGGGGTTCTGTTTTCAAGTAGCGTTATACACGCCCCTGGTAAAAAACTTCAGATCATGATCAAGACACCTTATATGGCAAGTACCCTTAGCGTTCAGGGAACAGTTCTAGAATGCAAGGAAAGAATCCCTGGAGTGATCTATGAAATCCGCGTTGAAATTAAAGATCTCGATGCTGATGCGGATGCGATTTTTAAGAAAATTGAAGAAGCTTTTTTAAAATCTCAACAAGATTATTAA